In Fluviispira sanaruensis, a genomic segment contains:
- a CDS encoding flagellar hook-basal body protein, translating into MLKNVYAPLSGGILQERVMEIISNNLANTNTTAFKEDEISFQEQEANPWPSYAFPHPPAPFKINMQELWPLKGNEMNYVTLSEIKTAHTQGPVRKTSNSTDIAIQGDGFFEVMTPFGERLTRDGGFSISNDGILITKNGAVVQGENGAISGLGGKELSILPTGEIYVGKKFIDKLKIVSFEDTKLLERLGENLWIHNGAPENLKAPSGDIAQGYLEGSNVNPMRNLTNLIIAHRSYEALQKTVKAHDDTMQNANKISEI; encoded by the coding sequence ATGCTAAAAAATGTGTATGCGCCTCTATCAGGTGGAATTCTCCAAGAAAGAGTTATGGAAATTATTTCTAATAACTTAGCAAATACTAATACAACAGCCTTTAAAGAAGATGAAATTTCATTTCAGGAACAAGAGGCAAATCCCTGGCCCAGTTATGCATTCCCACATCCTCCAGCCCCATTCAAAATAAATATGCAAGAATTATGGCCTCTCAAAGGGAATGAGATGAATTATGTTACTTTAAGTGAGATAAAAACTGCACATACACAAGGGCCTGTGAGGAAAACATCGAATTCAACCGATATTGCGATTCAAGGTGATGGTTTTTTTGAAGTGATGACACCTTTTGGTGAAAGATTGACCCGCGATGGCGGTTTTAGTATTAGCAATGATGGAATTTTGATTACAAAAAATGGAGCCGTAGTGCAGGGAGAGAATGGGGCCATCTCTGGACTTGGAGGAAAAGAGTTAAGCATATTGCCCACTGGTGAAATTTATGTGGGAAAAAAATTCATAGATAAATTAAAAATTGTTTCTTTTGAGGATACCAAATTACTTGAGAGGCTTGGCGAAAATCTGTGGATCCACAATGGAGCTCCTGAAAATTTAAAAGCTCCATCAGGTGATATTGCTCAAGGATATTTGGAAGGAAGCAATGTTAATCCAATGCGTAATCTTACAAATTTGATAATTGCTCATAGAAGTTATGAAGCATTGCAAAAAACTGTAAAAGCCCATGATGATACAATGCAAAATGCAAATAAGATTTCTGAAATATAA
- a CDS encoding TolC family protein gives MNLISFRSIRYSMYYTISIGISFSSFSEDFLTQNQNFIQSNSLATTTLSLENAMDMSEQYSFAAKMAEQDENSSEAQYNASIRNMFPTLSVSSTYLQNSNQVNKLVGTTTGAQYGFPDTTSMTGTLNVTQPLVGLIPLFLAVQANAAQARAAMQNKNQSRVDARYNGASAFINAQKADQLLKTAESSLKLSEKELRDSEAQYNAGKLTNADLLKFKLNLENSRSTLIQAQTTYKIAMLTLAEAIGVKDFRNISLQSGDKSVFENKSVKIPDLKADLTPAFALRFDLKAAQESVEAKKLSKYQTMSSYLPSLNFIMNYTRNFFIDDVTVSNTTYKKQDIQDTFSYGLQLNWVLMDWGVRQAQISNVAAQEQKARYNLENLNSQAKIDITRSYLQLKDAVQVLESAVVSVQYAQDVYDQMKARFDNGQVTATDLINSSNDQTSARANLANARGGIDLAWIAFQKSTGAKLTTIN, from the coding sequence ATGAATCTTATATCATTTCGATCAATTCGTTATTCAATGTATTATACAATTTCAATTGGTATTAGTTTCTCCTCATTTTCAGAAGATTTTCTAACACAAAATCAGAACTTTATTCAATCTAATTCACTTGCCACGACAACTTTATCTCTGGAAAACGCCATGGATATGTCTGAACAATATTCATTTGCGGCTAAAATGGCTGAGCAAGACGAGAACTCCAGTGAAGCACAATATAATGCATCTATAAGAAATATGTTTCCCACTTTAAGTGTGAGTAGTACTTATTTACAAAATAGTAATCAAGTAAATAAGCTTGTTGGGACAACGACGGGTGCACAGTACGGATTTCCGGATACAACATCCATGACTGGGACATTGAATGTTACACAACCGCTTGTAGGTTTGATTCCTCTTTTCCTTGCGGTGCAAGCAAATGCAGCACAAGCAAGAGCTGCTATGCAAAACAAGAATCAAAGTCGAGTGGATGCGCGTTACAACGGTGCGAGCGCTTTTATCAACGCACAAAAAGCCGATCAATTGCTTAAGACTGCGGAATCTTCTTTAAAGTTATCAGAAAAAGAATTGCGTGACTCCGAAGCTCAATATAATGCCGGGAAATTAACCAATGCAGACTTATTAAAGTTTAAATTAAATCTTGAGAATTCGCGATCGACCTTAATTCAAGCACAAACAACATATAAAATAGCTATGTTAACATTGGCAGAAGCGATCGGAGTGAAAGATTTTAGAAACATTTCTTTACAAAGTGGAGACAAATCTGTTTTTGAAAATAAATCGGTAAAAATACCAGATTTAAAAGCAGACTTAACTCCTGCATTTGCTCTTAGGTTCGATTTAAAAGCAGCGCAAGAAAGCGTAGAAGCTAAAAAACTCTCCAAGTATCAAACCATGTCTTCCTATCTTCCGTCACTGAATTTCATAATGAATTATACAAGAAATTTTTTCATAGATGATGTTACAGTCAGTAACACAACATATAAAAAGCAAGATATTCAAGATACATTTTCATATGGTTTGCAATTAAATTGGGTGTTAATGGATTGGGGGGTGAGACAAGCACAAATAAGCAATGTGGCAGCTCAAGAACAAAAAGCTAGGTATAATTTAGAAAATTTGAATTCCCAGGCAAAAATTGATATCACTCGCTCATATTTGCAATTGAAAGATGCTGTACAGGTTTTGGAATCTGCAGTCGTCTCTGTTCAGTATGCTCAAGATGTTTATGATCAAATGAAAGCTCGATTTGACAATGGGCAAGTCACAGCAACAGATTTAATAAATTCATCCAACGACCAAACGAGTGCAAGAGCAAATTTAGCCAATGCTCGAGGTGGGATTGATTTGGCATGGATTGCATTTCAAAAAAGTACAGGTGCGAAATTAACAACTATAAATTGA
- a CDS encoding type I restriction-modification system subunit M, producing the protein MLEKKTVTQEEINSILWQACDTFRGILNSATYMNYLLPMLFLKFISDSWEVKYEKIKGETSLQRDNKNNLQSEDRFILPNKCHFIDLYKQRNSRDIGKIINESFRKIEEENKEKLSGVFRSIDFDSEALLGQLNERNNRLKNLLEDFNSPKLNLRNCLIGNDDIIGNAYEYLIHKFAAGGGQKAGEFYTPSEVSELISQLIELKAGETICDPTCGSGALLIKCANGLVKKGFTDFKIFGQEINGQTYALAKMNMFLHNIDHARIEWCDSIRNPKLIEKYKVMKFDVLVANPPFSLEKWGEESAANDIYNRFHRGIPPKSKGDYAFISHMIESMKDITGRIAMVASHGVLFRGSSEKKIRQALIEENLLDAVIGLPANLFYGTLIPAVILIFKKAKKNNTVFFIDANKDFSGEKSQNFLRVQDIQNIVTTYKARKSVKGYAYAANLSEIIDNDFNLSISRYVEKNDIIEEYDILTIQAEINRLEKEISVSHAGLNKKLQELGFNI; encoded by the coding sequence ATGCTTGAAAAAAAAACTGTGACTCAAGAAGAAATCAATTCTATTTTGTGGCAGGCATGTGATACATTTAGAGGAATATTAAACTCCGCTACATATATGAATTATTTACTTCCAATGCTATTTCTTAAATTTATTTCTGATTCTTGGGAAGTAAAATATGAAAAAATAAAAGGTGAAACATCTCTTCAACGTGATAATAAAAATAATCTCCAGAGTGAAGATAGATTTATTTTACCTAATAAATGTCATTTTATAGATTTATACAAACAGAGAAATTCAAGAGATATTGGTAAAATAATCAATGAATCTTTTCGTAAAATTGAAGAAGAAAATAAAGAAAAACTCAGTGGAGTTTTTCGTAGCATAGATTTTGATTCAGAAGCTTTATTGGGGCAATTGAATGAAAGAAATAATCGTTTAAAAAATTTATTAGAAGACTTTAATAGTCCAAAGTTGAATTTAAGAAATTGTCTTATTGGCAACGATGATATTATCGGGAATGCTTACGAGTATTTGATTCATAAATTTGCAGCAGGTGGCGGGCAAAAAGCGGGTGAATTTTATACTCCCTCAGAGGTTTCAGAACTCATTTCGCAATTGATTGAACTTAAGGCAGGTGAAACAATATGTGATCCAACCTGTGGATCAGGCGCATTGCTTATAAAGTGTGCAAATGGTCTGGTGAAAAAAGGGTTTACTGATTTTAAAATATTTGGGCAAGAAATAAATGGACAAACATATGCATTAGCAAAAATGAATATGTTTTTACATAATATAGATCATGCACGTATTGAGTGGTGCGATAGTATTCGCAATCCTAAATTAATTGAAAAATATAAGGTGATGAAGTTTGATGTTTTAGTTGCAAACCCTCCTTTCTCTCTCGAAAAATGGGGGGAGGAATCTGCGGCAAACGATATATACAATCGCTTTCACAGGGGGATTCCACCGAAATCAAAAGGGGATTATGCCTTTATTTCACATATGATTGAATCTATGAAGGATATCACAGGCCGCATAGCAATGGTTGCTTCGCATGGCGTTCTCTTTAGAGGTTCGAGTGAGAAAAAAATTCGCCAGGCACTTATTGAAGAAAATTTATTGGATGCTGTTATCGGTTTGCCTGCAAATTTATTTTATGGAACTTTAATCCCAGCAGTGATTTTAATTTTTAAGAAAGCAAAAAAAAATAATACAGTCTTTTTTATTGATGCAAATAAAGATTTTTCTGGGGAAAAGTCTCAAAATTTCTTAAGGGTACAGGATATTCAGAATATCGTAACGACATATAAAGCAAGAAAATCAGTTAAAGGTTATGCTTATGCAGCAAATCTGAGCGAAATTATTGATAATGATTTTAATTTAAGCATTTCAAGGTATGTGGAGAAAAATGATATTATTGAGGAATACGATATTTTGACAATACAAGCTGAAATCAATCGTCTTGAAAAAGAAATTTCTGTGTCGCATGCAGGACTAAATAAAAAATTACAAGAATTAGGTTTTAATATATGA
- a CDS encoding restriction endonuclease subunit S translates to MTNQTYSLKSLSDLDIKIIDGDRGAEYPKSNEILKNGYCVFLNAKNISSEGFVFSDIKFITFEKHTKLLKGIVKNNDIVLTTRGTVGNLALFVDKLSYDAVRINSSMVIIRNENPNIITDFLYKVLNSDFVKNQIKKISYGSAQNQITVKDIKNIMLPIPTLDKQKEFLELIYLWDNAVNQYKKLIEYLNKYKRMTLQHLTESNVDNNKIIFKQKLLEEVCIVNIGTKFEGNFKYKVKAEIPFIKINDLNIPGNEKYIIKTKLSLNRKDIKKINGKLFYKNSIILPKVGASALLNKRGILSRESVIDNNLLCLTANEKECNSEYLYQILLTLDLSKISQESAIPLINKRELSNIRIFIPELDVQNKIANILKKYDELIENKIKIYKLLIKQRLLISNKFFL, encoded by the coding sequence ATGACTAACCAGACCTACTCGCTAAAAAGTTTAAGTGATTTAGATATAAAAATTATAGATGGGGATCGGGGAGCTGAATACCCAAAAAGCAATGAAATTCTAAAAAATGGATATTGCGTTTTTTTAAATGCAAAAAATATTTCAAGTGAAGGTTTTGTCTTTAGCGATATAAAATTCATAACTTTCGAAAAGCATACTAAACTTTTAAAAGGGATTGTTAAAAATAATGATATTGTATTAACAACCCGAGGAACTGTAGGTAATTTGGCGTTATTTGTTGATAAACTTTCATATGATGCTGTTCGTATCAATTCTAGTATGGTCATAATTAGAAATGAAAATCCTAATATAATAACTGACTTTTTATACAAAGTTTTAAACTCTGATTTTGTAAAAAATCAAATTAAAAAAATATCTTATGGGAGTGCACAAAATCAAATAACCGTGAAAGATATAAAGAATATCATGCTTCCTATACCCACTCTTGATAAACAAAAAGAGTTTTTAGAATTGATTTATCTATGGGATAATGCTGTTAATCAATATAAAAAATTGATCGAATATTTAAATAAATATAAAAGAATGACTTTGCAGCATCTTACTGAATCTAATGTAGATAATAATAAAATAATATTTAAGCAAAAACTATTGGAAGAAGTTTGTATTGTAAATATTGGAACAAAGTTTGAAGGTAATTTTAAGTACAAAGTTAAGGCGGAAATTCCATTTATTAAAATAAATGACCTTAATATTCCAGGAAATGAAAAGTATATTATTAAGACAAAATTATCACTTAATAGAAAAGATATAAAAAAAATTAATGGGAAATTATTTTATAAAAACTCAATTATTTTGCCTAAAGTCGGCGCGAGCGCCTTGCTGAATAAAAGGGGAATTTTATCCAGAGAGAGTGTGATAGATAATAATTTACTGTGTTTAACAGCTAATGAAAAAGAATGCAATTCTGAGTATTTGTATCAGATATTACTGACTTTGGATTTATCTAAAATTTCCCAAGAGAGTGCGATCCCTTTAATTAATAAGAGAGAATTATCAAACATAAGAATTTTTATTCCAGAATTGGATGTACAAAATAAAATCGCAAATATTCTTAAAAAATATGATGAATTAATTGAAAATAAAATAAAAATTTATAAATTATTAATTAAGCAGAGATTATTAATATCGAATAAATTTTTCTTGTAA
- a CDS encoding DUF4360 domain-containing protein has product MKFLRKFIIGVFGISFAMNASADLPPYVTIPPSVNGQANPSYGGTGCPAGTARAAVSPDLGSFTMIFDEYVVEALGSNSTSRKNCQILVNFDFPQGWSYSLVRLDYRGFYSLSAGATAKQQSLYYFQGSLQQGRLFTMFTGPAQGDYTISDTLGINDLVWSPCGEKRALNINSSLLAQVSSNNPSGFAQLTTDSIDGTVKTTYALKWKKCEQ; this is encoded by the coding sequence ATGAAATTTTTACGTAAATTTATTATTGGTGTTTTCGGAATATCCTTTGCTATGAATGCATCTGCTGACCTTCCCCCATATGTGACAATTCCACCGAGTGTAAATGGTCAGGCAAATCCATCATACGGTGGAACAGGTTGTCCAGCAGGAACAGCCCGTGCTGCAGTTTCTCCAGATTTAGGCTCATTTACAATGATTTTCGATGAATATGTTGTTGAAGCTCTAGGATCTAACAGCACTTCACGTAAAAATTGTCAAATATTAGTTAACTTTGATTTCCCTCAAGGCTGGTCATACTCTTTAGTACGTTTGGACTATCGAGGATTTTATTCATTGAGTGCAGGCGCTACTGCTAAGCAACAATCTTTGTATTATTTTCAAGGAAGCTTACAGCAAGGAAGGCTTTTCACAATGTTCACTGGTCCAGCACAAGGGGATTATACCATCAGTGACACTTTAGGAATCAATGATCTTGTATGGTCACCCTGTGGAGAAAAACGTGCATTAAATATTAATAGTTCTTTACTCGCTCAGGTTAGTTCAAATAATCCTAGTGGATTTGCACAGTTAACTACAGATTCTATTGACGGAACAGTAAAAACCACGTATGCATTAAAATGGAAAAAATGTGAACAATAA
- a CDS encoding HAD-IG family 5'-nucleotidase, translating into MFPENLDDIPVHEKIFCNRSLNMKSIKAVGFDMDYTLALYKPETFEKLAYEETLKKLVEMGYPKEISNWQFDHTYMIRGLVIDKIRGNILKMDRHRYVKVAYHGFRELTRDERRKLYDVENVIIYEEPNFALIDTLFSLAEAFLFAQLVDYKDKNTKLQSKSFLDFYNDVRKCIDLCHRDGSIKHRVAENPGKYIILDKYLSSILKDLRESGRKVFIVTNSLWDYTNIVMNYLLGNHKKELNHSWTNYFDVIITGAHKPAFFMAKNPLYEVELKSGHLINTDLIHFKKNNKEYPTVYQGGHFKLLYDILGTKTGSEILYVGDHIYGDILRSKKEIGWRTMLVIEELEKEIIASHSLKDQYKLCDILNSKKVHLEAEFERLQLLENSQKKSKNKNVEDADRNVKKAGYDLLKLRELEKKEIRNYHLKLHPIWGELMKTGRQNSRFAAQVENYACLYTSKLSNLRHYGSHKNFRAVRDFMPHDLNE; encoded by the coding sequence ATGTTTCCCGAAAATTTGGATGATATTCCTGTTCATGAAAAGATATTTTGCAATCGCTCTTTAAATATGAAATCAATAAAAGCCGTTGGGTTTGACATGGATTATACCCTTGCGCTTTATAAACCCGAAACATTTGAAAAACTCGCATATGAAGAAACCTTAAAAAAACTTGTTGAGATGGGTTATCCGAAAGAAATTTCAAACTGGCAATTTGATCATACATATATGATTCGTGGTCTTGTAATTGATAAAATACGTGGCAATATTTTAAAAATGGATAGACATCGTTACGTTAAAGTCGCTTATCATGGTTTTCGCGAATTAACGCGAGATGAAAGGCGCAAACTCTATGATGTCGAAAACGTGATTATTTATGAGGAACCAAATTTTGCCTTGATCGACACGTTATTTTCACTTGCCGAGGCCTTTTTATTTGCCCAACTCGTTGACTATAAGGATAAAAATACAAAATTACAAAGCAAAAGTTTTCTTGATTTTTATAATGATGTTAGAAAATGTATTGATTTATGCCACCGAGATGGAAGTATAAAACACCGTGTCGCAGAAAATCCTGGAAAATATATTATTCTAGATAAATATTTATCTTCAATTTTAAAAGATTTGCGAGAATCAGGACGAAAAGTTTTTATAGTCACTAATAGCCTTTGGGATTATACAAATATTGTCATGAATTATTTATTAGGCAATCATAAAAAAGAATTGAATCACAGCTGGACAAACTATTTTGATGTCATCATAACTGGAGCGCATAAACCAGCATTTTTCATGGCAAAAAATCCTCTTTATGAAGTTGAGTTGAAGTCGGGTCACCTTATAAATACGGATCTTATTCATTTTAAAAAAAATAATAAGGAATATCCTACAGTATATCAAGGAGGGCATTTTAAATTGCTTTATGATATATTAGGCACTAAAACAGGTTCAGAAATTCTTTATGTTGGGGATCATATTTATGGAGATATATTGAGAAGTAAAAAAGAAATCGGCTGGAGAACTATGCTTGTAATTGAAGAACTTGAAAAAGAAATCATTGCTTCACATTCTTTGAAAGATCAATATAAACTTTGTGATATTTTGAACTCTAAAAAAGTTCATTTAGAAGCAGAGTTTGAGCGTTTGCAATTATTAGAAAACTCACAAAAAAAATCGAAAAATAAAAATGTTGAAGATGCAGATAGAAATGTCAAAAAAGCTGGATATGATTTACTTAAGCTTAGAGAACTCGAGAAAAAAGAAATTAGAAATTATCACTTAAAATTGCACCCTATTTGGGGAGAATTGATGAAGACAGGGCGGCAAAATTCACGCTTTGCCGCCCAAGTAGAAAACTATGCCTGTCTTTATACAAGTAAATTAAGTAATTTAAGGCACTATGGCTCACATAAAAACTTCAGAGCCGTTCGTGACTTTATGCCACATGATTTAAATGAATAA
- a CDS encoding saccharopine dehydrogenase family protein: protein MSLKKNVAVFGAGKIGKLVVHMLSQSDDYHVTVIDSNKNAAQIAATSPTSGKILRNVDYDTADFMSQRDIERVLTGKDYILSCAPFYCNIGIAEVAKKLKVHYLDLTEDVKTTAAIKELAKEAKSAFIPQCGLAPGFITIVTNHLANQFDKVNTVKMRVGALPMYPHNRLKYNLTWSTEGLINEYCNPCEIISDSKLEDVPALEGLEYLSIDGEEYEAFNTSGGLGTLAESLAGKVTHMDYKSIRYPGHRDILCTLLHDLKFIDDREGLKKVFERSLPHTSQDVVIIFVTVTGEKEGRFTQQSYAKKIYHAEIGGEHWGAIQITTAAGICSVLDIHATAQLPAHGFIRQEDISYNKCIGNRFGKYYS, encoded by the coding sequence ATGTCGTTGAAAAAAAATGTTGCCGTTTTTGGAGCAGGCAAAATTGGAAAATTGGTAGTTCACATGCTCTCACAATCCGACGATTATCACGTCACAGTCATAGACTCCAATAAAAATGCTGCTCAGATTGCAGCGACATCTCCTACAAGTGGAAAAATACTAAGAAATGTCGATTATGACACAGCAGATTTCATGTCACAAAGAGACATTGAACGTGTCCTAACTGGTAAGGATTATATCTTAAGCTGCGCACCTTTTTATTGCAATATTGGTATCGCAGAAGTCGCTAAAAAATTGAAAGTTCATTATTTAGATCTCACCGAAGATGTGAAAACCACTGCAGCTATAAAAGAACTCGCAAAAGAAGCCAAGAGTGCATTTATTCCACAATGTGGATTGGCTCCTGGGTTTATCACAATTGTAACAAATCACTTAGCAAATCAATTTGATAAAGTAAACACAGTTAAAATGAGAGTGGGAGCTTTACCAATGTATCCGCACAATAGATTAAAATATAATTTAACTTGGAGCACGGAAGGTCTTATCAATGAGTATTGTAATCCTTGTGAAATCATTTCAGATAGCAAATTAGAAGACGTTCCAGCTCTTGAAGGATTAGAATACTTAAGTATTGATGGAGAAGAATATGAGGCATTTAATACATCTGGAGGACTTGGTACTTTGGCAGAGAGTTTAGCGGGTAAAGTAACACACATGGATTATAAATCTATTCGTTACCCAGGCCATCGTGATATCCTTTGCACTCTCCTTCATGACTTAAAGTTTATTGATGATAGAGAAGGTTTAAAAAAAGTTTTTGAACGTTCTTTGCCACACACTTCTCAAGACGTAGTTATTATTTTTGTTACAGTAACAGGAGAAAAAGAAGGGCGATTCACACAACAAAGTTACGCTAAGAAAATTTATCATGCAGAAATTGGTGGGGAACATTGGGGGGCAATTCAAATAACGACTGCGGCAGGCATTTGTTCTGTCCTCGATATTCATGCGACAGCCCAACTTCCCGCGCATGGATTCATCCGTCAAGAAGATATTTCTTATAACAAGTGTATAGGCAATCGCTTTGGAAAGTATTACTCTTAA
- a CDS encoding arginine deiminase family protein, with protein sequence MKEELDLNKGSHFRFWDSLSEDKKAENIKKIQSKIGVHSEIGKLRKVFLHSPGQEVESMTPKSASELLYNDIIYYKNIVAGHAQLKSVLSLVSEVFEVSTCLEEILDLQQARNELLDQVLYYQGCPELKFELSEMPSDELAKTLITGVSLKRNSLESWLSSKTFSLVPLPNMYFMRDTSMVVGTRVISSRMASSVRFTESLIMRAIYEYHPDLTGHGLLLDACYKNNDPKFTIEGGDIIVINEDLLLVGISERTTTKAVDALVDSILSARTQEGKTEPFNILCVILPQERSTIHLDMIFTVANKEQAVVYSPYVLGRERARVVRIRVKSDGDKKFKDVEDLILGLRSVGVRMDPIPCGGDNPLHQQREQWNSGANLFSFAPGKVISYMHEHTLQACESAGFKIVSAKDAIKHPALLSSESPLVVTVEGSELSRGGGGPRCMTCPVLRDPV encoded by the coding sequence GTGAAAGAGGAGTTAGATTTGAATAAAGGCAGTCATTTTCGCTTTTGGGATTCTTTGTCTGAAGATAAGAAAGCTGAAAATATTAAGAAAATTCAAAGTAAAATTGGTGTGCATTCTGAAATAGGAAAGTTACGCAAAGTATTTTTGCACAGTCCGGGGCAAGAAGTTGAGTCAATGACTCCTAAAAGTGCTTCTGAATTATTATATAATGATATTATTTATTACAAAAATATTGTTGCAGGGCATGCACAATTAAAATCCGTTTTATCTTTAGTGAGCGAAGTTTTTGAAGTTTCAACATGTTTAGAGGAAATTCTAGATTTACAACAAGCTCGCAACGAATTGCTTGACCAAGTTTTATATTATCAAGGTTGTCCTGAATTAAAATTTGAGCTGAGTGAAATGCCTTCCGATGAATTGGCAAAAACTCTTATAACAGGTGTATCTTTAAAAAGAAATTCCCTTGAATCATGGCTTTCATCAAAAACATTTTCTCTTGTTCCCTTACCAAATATGTATTTTATGCGTGATACAAGTATGGTTGTGGGAACTCGAGTGATTTCATCTAGAATGGCAAGTTCTGTCCGCTTTACTGAATCTTTAATTATGCGTGCAATCTACGAATATCATCCTGACTTGACGGGGCATGGTTTATTACTTGATGCTTGCTATAAAAATAATGATCCCAAATTTACTATTGAAGGCGGGGATATAATTGTAATAAATGAAGACTTACTTTTAGTGGGGATAAGTGAAAGAACAACGACCAAAGCAGTTGATGCTTTGGTTGACTCAATTTTAAGTGCTCGCACACAAGAGGGTAAAACTGAGCCATTTAATATTTTATGTGTTATTTTACCGCAGGAAAGAAGCACAATCCATTTAGATATGATCTTTACTGTAGCAAATAAAGAGCAAGCTGTTGTCTATTCCCCTTATGTCTTAGGAAGAGAAAGAGCGCGAGTCGTACGTATACGGGTTAAATCCGATGGAGACAAAAAATTTAAGGATGTGGAAGACCTTATTTTAGGTTTACGCAGTGTTGGCGTGCGCATGGATCCCATCCCTTGCGGTGGCGACAATCCCTTGCATCAGCAGCGGGAACAGTGGAACAGTGGTGCAAATCTCTTTTCTTTTGCTCCTGGAAAAGTCATTAGTTATATGCATGAGCACACTCTTCAGGCTTGTGAATCCGCAGGCTTTAAAATTGTTTCTGCAAAAGATGCTATTAAACATCCCGCACTTTTGAGTAGCGAGTCTCCTTTGGTTGTGACAGTGGAAGGCAGTGAACTATCCCGTGGAGGAGGAGGGCCGCGCTGTATGACTTGTCCTGTACTTAGGGATCCAGTCTAA